DNA from Paenibacillus phoenicis:
AATCACTAACGCGCCGATATCCTCCAGAGAGTAGTAATCCTTAATTAATCGGGCTTGAATCAGCACCGGCTTCCCGGAGGCGGCCGAACCGTTCTCCCCCGGCCCTACCCAAACCGGGCGGCCTTCGGCGGTTTCCATCGCCCCATACCAGCTTTGCTGCTTCAATTCCTGAAGGGACATCGCCTCATTAAACTGGTACTGCAGTTTGTCCTTGGAATACAGGCCAAACGATGTAATCATCGGGTGGTTGATCAGGTTGTTGATGTCCTGCTTTTGCTCATAGGTCACCGCAAAGTTCGGCTGCTTCACCAACTGCTGGATTAATGGCTGCGCGATCGCCGAGTTCGAGACGGTCGTCACCTCGTTTAACGCAAACTTCAGCTTGCGGTCGGTTTCAAGCAAGGAGACCCAATAGAAGGTATTCGATTTATTCTCCATGGCCCGCGAGAAGCTGTAATACGAGATGGAGCCCATCAGAATGACGGGAATAAAGACGAGAAGAATAATAGCCAGCAAGATTTTTCGACGAAGCTTCATTTCGTTCCTCCTATGTTTCTCCTACTCTATTATTCTTCATACCCCAGCAGAACACCTTTCGACAAAGCGAAATTCGCAAGAGGGCAAGCCCCTTGCGAATCTGTTTTAACGTATCCTTTCATGACCTATGTTCAACCATCGTTTCTAGCAGCTGCGATGGCTTTCTCCCATTCCTTTTGCGGATTCGCTTTGTTCTCAAGCACGTTCTGGAGCGCATTCTTGAGCTTCAAATCAACTTGCTCAAACCGCGGACCACGGTAGAACGGTTTGACGCGTTGCGCCGATCGGGCGTAAGCCTCCGAGATCACCTGTCCTCCAAAAAACTCATCTTCTTCGGCCAGGAAAGCCGGCTCGTTATAGACAGACGGAATTGATGGCATCTGCCCGTTGGCTTGAAACGACTTCAACTGTTGCTCCTTGTTGGTTAACCAGGTAATAAACTCGTAAGCTTCCTTCGGATGCTTCCCTTCCATCGGCAACGTCAGGAACGAGCCTCCCCAGCTGCCGGAGCCTTCAGGAATTTGCGCAATCCGCCACTTGCCGGCTGTCGCCTTGGCGCTGCGGATCTTGTCCTCCATCCAGGTTGGGCCGAGAATGACGCCTGCATTCCCCTCGCGAATCGCTTGTTCCCATTCGGGAGAACCAAGTGCCCAGCTGCCAATCCATCCTTCTTGAATGCCTGTTACCGTAAAATCGTACGCCTTCTTCACCTGCGGATTCGTGTCCGCGATATAGGAGCCGTCAACCTTATTAAAGTAAATCACGTCCGTCGATTGGTCGCGCAGGCCGTTATACACTAATTCTGCCGAATCGGCAAACGGGATTCCGGTTTCCTTCGTAAACTGCTTTGCCACCGCGGCAAATTTATCCCATTTGTTGATCGCGGCGCTAAATTCCTCGGGATCGGTTGGAAGTCCGGCTTGTTCCATTAAATCCGCGCGATAGTAAACCACCGTCGGACGGACCTCGGCCGGCAAGCCCATTTGAAAGGAACCGTCAGCCGTAGTCGCTTGCTTCCACGCCCAATAGAGGTAGTTCTGTTCGATGCTCTTCGCGCCAAAATCATATAGGTTATAAAACCGATCTGGTTGATCCATCAACCGCTGCATGGACTCCTGATTTAACATCAAAATATCCGGGGTTTCTGTCCCAGCGGACAAGGCTGCCTCTAAGCGGTCATCTTGTTCGATTGAATCTGTTGCCTTGCTGAATCGGATGTGAATATTAGAATGCTCCGCCATATATTCCTGGGCCAGCGCTTCGTAATGGGCATCTTCCAGCGCCCAGAACGTCAGCTCAATCGGGGAACCTAGACTGCCATTGGTCAGGCCCGAAGCGATGCTCTCCTCATCATTCGCCGCATTGATCACGCTGTATGCGCCTAGCAAAGAAATCATCATGGCGGCAACCGGCAGAACAGCCAACCATTTTCCTCTCTTCATTGCGGTTGATTCCTTTCCTGCATCCGAATTTATACCTTTAGTCTAGCGAAATCAACGCGGATTTTTGAGGAGGCAATTTTGCGATTTCAGGTTGGAATTTTTCCGATCCCAGGCAACAAAAAGCCGATTCTCCACTTCAATCCGTGAAGAATCGGACGCTCTTTTCCATATTTATAGTAAACCTGCAACTTGCCCGCGTTCGCCAAGATGAATCCGCTCCGCAGCC
Protein-coding regions in this window:
- a CDS encoding ABC transporter substrate-binding protein, whose product is MKRGKWLAVLPVAAMMISLLGAYSVINAANDEESIASGLTNGSLGSPIELTFWALEDAHYEALAQEYMAEHSNIHIRFSKATDSIEQDDRLEAALSAGTETPDILMLNQESMQRLMDQPDRFYNLYDFGAKSIEQNYLYWAWKQATTADGSFQMGLPAEVRPTVVYYRADLMEQAGLPTDPEEFSAAINKWDKFAAVAKQFTKETGIPFADSAELVYNGLRDQSTDVIYFNKVDGSYIADTNPQVKKAYDFTVTGIQEGWIGSWALGSPEWEQAIREGNAGVILGPTWMEDKIRSAKATAGKWRIAQIPEGSGSWGGSFLTLPMEGKHPKEAYEFITWLTNKEQQLKSFQANGQMPSIPSVYNEPAFLAEEDEFFGGQVISEAYARSAQRVKPFYRGPRFEQVDLKLKNALQNVLENKANPQKEWEKAIAAARNDG